Proteins encoded in a region of the Suncus etruscus isolate mSunEtr1 chromosome 1, mSunEtr1.pri.cur, whole genome shotgun sequence genome:
- the CFAP97D1 gene encoding sperm axonemal maintenance protein CFAP97D1, protein MNNSLDYLAYPVIVSNHRQTTNFRKKLDFGHYICHKHRIQIVKPAVDTKPPAAHTNHILKLSKLQYEQKKIDKIEYENKQLCQKIANAHRGPAQVDCWNDYFTKSLNRETRNRELVRITVENQGILKRLGDRKPHYDRKSTEQDWQNSRRYIKNTTKYLLAQGE, encoded by the exons ATGAACAATTCCCTGGATTACCTAGCCTACCCTGTCATTGTCTCTAACCACAGACAGACCACAAACTTCAGGAAGAAACTGGATTTTGGTCACTATATATGTCATAAGCATAGGATACAGATAG TGAAACCTGCTGTGGACACCAAGCCTCCGGCAGCACACACAAATCACATTCTGAAACTGAGCAAGCTGCAG TATGAACAAAAGAAAATCGACAAAATTGAATATGAAAACAAGCAACTGTGCCAGAAAATCGCAAATGCTCATCGCGGGCCTGCGCAAGTGGATTGCTGGAATGATTATTTTACCAAAAG CTTAAACAGAGAAACAAGGAACCGGGAGCTAGTGAGAATCACTGTGGAAAACCAAGGTATCCTGAAGAGGCTTGGTGACCGGAAACCCCACTATGACCGCAAGTCTACTGAGCAAGACTGGCAG aaTTCAAGGCGCTATATTAAAAATACGACAAAGTATCTTCTCGCCCAAGGTGAATAG